The Brevinematales bacterium genome contains a region encoding:
- a CDS encoding 5-formyltetrahydrofolate cyclo-ligase: MNKKDLRRELISKRNSLSIHNQIKLSIEISKKLISLEEWIISKCVMIYLSINSEVMTLHIMTKIIESNKILILPKVYENNLITIEVNRNFKIKSGYKGILEPIEGKPFEGYIDLAIIPLVGFNQNCFRIGYGGGFYDRFLATNYHRIKYKVGLAYECQKAENITKENHDVPLSAIITEKNIYRCY, encoded by the coding sequence GTGAATAAAAAAGATCTAAGAAGGGAATTAATTTCAAAAAGAAATAGTTTGTCAATACATAACCAAATTAAACTATCAATCGAAATATCCAAAAAACTTATTTCCTTAGAAGAATGGATAATATCTAAGTGTGTTATGATATATCTATCAATTAACTCAGAAGTTATGACACTACACATCATGACCAAAATTATTGAAAGCAATAAGATTTTAATCTTACCAAAAGTTTATGAAAACAATCTCATCACCATAGAAGTAAATAGAAATTTTAAGATTAAAAGTGGATACAAAGGAATTCTTGAACCTATCGAAGGTAAACCATTTGAAGGATACATAGATCTAGCAATAATACCTTTAGTAGGGTTCAATCAAAACTGTTTTAGAATAGGATATGGTGGTGGATTTTATGATAGATTTTTGGCTACAAACTATCACAGAATCAAATACAAAGTAGGCCTAGCATACGAGTGCCAAAAAGCAGAAAATATAACCAAAGAAAACCACGATGTTCCATTATCAGCTATTATAACCGAAAAAAACATATATAGATGCTACTAG
- a CDS encoding RNA polymerase sigma factor, which yields MDEKEFFEEIFEEVKGMTIGYFLSNGVKYNDVEELVNKTFLLAWQYRYSLRDKNKVRNWIFSIARNVLRSYMNNIKKQKRLFVELDGDIPYQESLCEDKDLEFALEVVNKLPKRYRDVFTMFYIDRRSLKEISEILGISENNCKIRLFRARDKIRKIIGEIDET from the coding sequence ATGGATGAAAAAGAATTTTTTGAAGAGATCTTTGAGGAAGTTAAAGGTATGACTATAGGATACTTTTTGTCGAATGGTGTAAAATATAATGATGTTGAAGAACTTGTAAATAAAACTTTTCTACTTGCATGGCAATATAGGTACTCTCTGAGAGATAAGAATAAGGTTAGAAACTGGATATTTAGTATAGCTAGAAATGTGTTGAGATCTTATATGAATAATATTAAAAAGCAGAAAAGACTTTTTGTCGAGCTTGATGGAGATATTCCGTACCAAGAATCTCTGTGTGAAGATAAAGATTTAGAATTTGCTTTGGAAGTGGTAAATAAACTACCAAAAAGATATAGAGATGTTTTTACGATGTTTTATATTGATAGAAGAAGTTTGAAAGAGATTTCTGAGATACTAGGTATTTCTGAAAATAATTGTAAGATTAGACTTTTTAGGGCAAGAGACAAGATCAGAAAAATAATAGGAGAAATTGATGAAACATAA
- a CDS encoding UDP-N-acetylglucosamine--N-acetylmuramyl-(pentapeptide) pyrophosphoryl-undecaprenol N-acetylglucosamine transferase, whose translation MNIIIVSGGTGGHISPGISLYNSLKQKGHNVIFITNSHALKFPIVGKNVNKNDIITISISKGLSKNLIRNLVVFWEFIISLFEAIKVIISTKTDLILLTGGYVSGPVGIAGIITGKPIIVFEQNSVMGITNKILSIFAKKVILTFPLNKVKKYRKNFERIGNPIRYSEEDIIFKNYAKNTFGFNGEDKVVGIILGSQGAKRVNEIISENIKKLTEMYKVIWITGNDYYEDISSKFSSIPNLKLFPFMTDVNIFFSAVDVVITRGGASTLSEIAFFGVPPIIIPFPYAANNHQYYNGLFFESRGAGIVIEERELTYQKLIEALELVFKNYDIFKTNVKKLFPPKTTETIVSTVLQLISN comes from the coding sequence ATGAACATAATTATAGTATCAGGTGGTACTGGAGGACATATATCTCCAGGTATATCTCTATATAACTCATTAAAGCAAAAGGGACATAATGTTATTTTCATAACAAACTCTCATGCTCTTAAATTTCCTATAGTTGGAAAAAATGTAAATAAAAATGATATTATTACAATATCAATATCCAAAGGTTTATCAAAAAATCTTATAAGAAATCTTGTTGTATTCTGGGAATTCATAATATCTCTTTTTGAGGCCATAAAAGTCATAATATCTACCAAAACTGATCTTATTTTACTTACAGGTGGATATGTTTCAGGTCCTGTAGGAATAGCAGGTATTATTACTGGAAAACCTATAATTGTATTTGAGCAAAACTCAGTAATGGGCATAACAAACAAAATATTATCAATATTCGCAAAAAAAGTTATACTAACATTCCCTCTTAACAAAGTTAAAAAATACAGAAAAAACTTCGAAAGGATAGGAAACCCTATAAGATACTCCGAAGAAGATATAATATTCAAGAATTACGCCAAGAATACCTTTGGTTTCAATGGAGAAGACAAAGTAGTAGGAATAATATTAGGAAGCCAAGGAGCAAAAAGAGTAAATGAAATAATATCAGAAAACATTAAGAAACTTACAGAGATGTATAAAGTTATATGGATAACTGGGAATGATTACTATGAAGATATATCAAGCAAATTCAGTTCTATACCAAATCTAAAGTTATTCCCATTTATGACAGATGTAAACATATTTTTCAGCGCAGTTGATGTCGTAATAACAAGAGGTGGAGCAAGTACTCTTTCCGAAATTGCATTCTTTGGAGTTCCTCCTATAATAATTCCTTTTCCATATGCTGCTAACAACCATCAATACTACAATGGATTATTCTTCGAATCAAGGGGAGCTGGCATAGTAATAGAAGAAAGAGAATTAACATACCAAAAACTTATCGAAGCCTTAGAATTAGTTTTCAAAAACTACGACATATTCAAAACAAATGTAAAAAAACTGTTTCCACCAAAAACCACAGAAACAATAGTATCCACAGTACTCCAGTTAATCTCAAATTAA
- the dapA gene encoding 4-hydroxy-tetrahydrodipicolinate synthase — translation MFKGSMVALITPFKKGNEVDWETLEYLVEFHIENKTDVIVACGTTGESPTLSYDEHVKVIEFVVKKANGRIPIVAGTGTNSTNETIYFTNEAKKAKADAALVIAPYYNKPTQRGLVEHFTEVSKKTGGFPIIAYNVPSRTVINIEPQTLAEIVKKNPNVIGVKEASGNIKQCMDILEFVGKPDFALISGDDSINLPILKIGGVGAISVTANLVPRDVSDMINSYLKGDVKKAEEIDRKLQILNRVLFLETNPIPIKKAMELVGIIKDGSLRLPLTELSESNVQKLKEAMIKYGLKVS, via the coding sequence ATGTTTAAGGGATCAATGGTTGCTCTTATAACACCATTCAAGAAAGGAAATGAAGTAGATTGGGAGACTCTTGAATACCTTGTTGAATTTCACATAGAGAATAAAACTGACGTAATAGTTGCTTGTGGAACTACAGGAGAATCTCCGACATTAAGTTACGATGAACATGTAAAGGTTATAGAGTTTGTTGTTAAAAAAGCTAATGGTAGGATACCTATTGTTGCTGGGACTGGGACTAACTCAACAAATGAAACTATTTACTTTACTAATGAAGCAAAGAAGGCTAAAGCAGATGCTGCACTTGTTATAGCACCATATTACAATAAACCGACTCAAAGAGGACTTGTTGAGCATTTTACGGAAGTGTCAAAAAAGACAGGAGGTTTTCCAATAATAGCCTATAATGTACCTAGTAGAACTGTAATAAACATTGAGCCTCAAACGTTAGCTGAAATAGTTAAGAAAAATCCTAATGTGATAGGGGTAAAAGAAGCATCAGGTAATATAAAACAATGTATGGACATTCTTGAGTTTGTTGGTAAGCCAGATTTCGCTCTTATATCAGGAGATGATAGTATAAATTTGCCTATACTCAAGATAGGTGGAGTAGGTGCGATATCGGTTACCGCAAACTTAGTACCAAGAGATGTTTCAGATATGATAAATTCGTATTTAAAAGGGGATGTAAAAAAAGCAGAAGAAATTGACAGAAAACTACAAATACTAAATCGAGTACTGTTCTTAGAGACGAATCCTATACCCATTAAGAAAGCTATGGAGTTAGTAGGTATCATAAAAGATGGTAGTTTAAGATTACCTCTTACTGAATTATCTGAATCTAATGTCCAGAAATTGAAAGAAGCAATGATAAAATATGGACTTAAAGTTAGCTAG
- a CDS encoding L-lactate permease, with protein MDSTVLGLLSLVPFILLAIGILKTKIKMYWVTSIVLIVTVLLSFLWNTKYEVLIVSLVDGFVLAIIPIMWVIFSAVFTYFIGIKTGVIEKIKIFLNNITEDKNVQAILIAFCFGGFLESVAGFGTAVAIPTGMLVSLGFNPVKAAVISLIANSVPVAFGALGLPVIVLSNLTKEPLSLITKYVALQLLPFSIFIPVLIAIISNNGFKGISKSVNDAILIGLVFAVTQTLVAFFIGPELVAVLGSSVALLSVIITKHVKKPNPLLKDMFVPIINYVILLVLIIVTRVILVDPLSKYPFVITFAFFEKTIKIEYLTTPGTLLFVSSVLGAFIQGAKIKDITSTILETLDKIKWSALTIVSIVILAKVMGNTGMIISTALLISGVSGNFYPLFSPLVGAIGTFLTGSDTSSNILFGILQKETAKNLGFDVQWIVSSNTSGATAGKMISPQSIAVATSAIGMYGYEKQIISSTLPVCLIYSLMLGVYVFIVSVL; from the coding sequence ATGGACAGTACAGTTTTGGGGCTTTTGAGTTTGGTGCCCTTTATACTTCTTGCGATAGGTATTTTGAAAACAAAAATTAAAATGTATTGGGTTACTTCTATTGTTCTAATTGTTACAGTGTTGTTATCATTTTTATGGAATACCAAGTATGAAGTTTTGATAGTGTCACTTGTAGATGGTTTTGTTCTGGCTATAATTCCTATAATGTGGGTTATATTTTCGGCAGTCTTTACATATTTCATTGGTATAAAAACTGGAGTTATTGAGAAAATAAAAATTTTTTTGAATAATATTACTGAAGATAAAAATGTTCAAGCAATACTAATAGCTTTCTGTTTTGGTGGATTTCTTGAAAGTGTTGCTGGATTTGGTACTGCTGTAGCAATACCTACGGGAATGCTAGTTTCGTTAGGATTTAATCCTGTAAAAGCAGCTGTGATATCTCTGATAGCAAATTCTGTTCCTGTTGCTTTCGGAGCCCTGGGTTTACCTGTTATAGTGCTTAGTAATTTAACTAAAGAACCACTTAGTTTAATAACAAAATATGTTGCGTTACAGTTGTTGCCTTTTTCTATATTTATACCTGTTTTAATAGCAATTATATCTAACAATGGATTTAAGGGAATTTCAAAATCAGTAAATGATGCTATATTAATTGGTCTAGTTTTTGCGGTTACACAAACTTTGGTAGCGTTTTTCATAGGACCTGAACTAGTAGCAGTTTTAGGTAGTTCTGTAGCACTGTTATCAGTCATAATAACAAAACACGTTAAAAAACCTAACCCTTTACTTAAGGATATGTTTGTGCCAATAATTAATTATGTTATACTTCTAGTGTTAATAATTGTAACTAGAGTTATACTAGTTGATCCTTTGAGTAAGTATCCTTTTGTAATTACATTTGCATTTTTTGAGAAAACGATTAAGATAGAGTATCTAACTACGCCGGGTACATTGCTTTTTGTATCTTCTGTGTTGGGTGCTTTTATACAAGGGGCGAAAATAAAAGATATTACATCTACTATCTTGGAAACGCTTGATAAGATAAAATGGAGTGCTTTAACGATAGTAAGCATCGTTATATTGGCTAAAGTTATGGGTAATACTGGTATGATAATTAGTACAGCACTTTTGATTTCTGGTGTTTCTGGTAACTTTTATCCTTTATTTTCACCACTTGTAGGTGCTATAGGTACGTTCCTTACGGGTAGTGATACAAGTTCTAATATACTTTTTGGTATTTTGCAGAAGGAAACCGCTAAAAACTTGGGGTTTGATGTACAATGGATTGTATCTTCAAATACCTCAGGAGCAACAGCAGGTAAGATGATATCACCTCAGAGTATAGCAGTAGCAACATCTGCTATAGGCATGTACGGATATGAAAAACAGATTATTTCGTCAACATTACCTGTGTGTTTGATTTATTCTTTGATGCTTGGTGTTTATGTGTTTATAGTTAGCGTTCTATGA
- a CDS encoding ATP-binding protein encodes MSNRGVGIVIGTKEATPFEFWFQVHDREIVKVDDIVIVENKKEEGNQTITIKFYGIVVNIIKGFEGVEFHSWNSKTAEGVIPYVLYHLAHVKITRIIPDNYDIPPDPGSEVTLITNQEETNIATNMDKKQNLVPAGILRNGSIAYINWDFISGKNGAHISISGISGIATKTSYALFLIHSILYSQKLKVNKHNLRFIVFSVKGEDLLHIDKRNTEFSAERNLENYYRIMEIELTPFKEEDTNFYLPLKEYNEKTNEFKPYTHERIDNYQSENSNTKIYCWSIEDFLKEELVKYMFDPEDREDDNFIFILNHFSRNLREHARIGNSSKSYFEIRSNNLTFEIDSLYSNQKITLQDLEKKDIKTSLSALLEFVVSYHNIEEGLRELYRIFIPEKAPQQSVNKFIRRFLVSAKEINSLITRNQTKRIEWQEKKVSVVSISDKFLSFRAQRFVVGSLLSEIYYKKQETPYTVFIMIDELNKYAPSTGYSPIKEILLDISERGRSLGIILIGAQQMLSQVDPRIIVNSSIKINGRLDPGEAENKFYNYLPREYKEKSKNISSGTMIIHQPDISVPLVVQFPKPPYATRKEEAELTQNLSLSQYIGINSE; translated from the coding sequence ATGAGCAATAGAGGAGTAGGAATTGTCATAGGAACTAAAGAAGCAACTCCTTTTGAATTTTGGTTTCAAGTACATGACAGGGAAATTGTAAAAGTTGACGATATAGTGATCGTTGAAAATAAAAAAGAAGAAGGAAATCAAACTATTACTATTAAATTTTACGGAATAGTTGTAAACATAATAAAAGGATTTGAAGGAGTAGAATTCCATAGTTGGAATTCTAAGACAGCTGAAGGAGTAATACCCTACGTACTTTACCATCTAGCACACGTAAAGATAACCAGAATTATACCAGATAACTATGATATACCTCCAGATCCCGGAAGTGAAGTTACTCTGATCACAAATCAAGAAGAAACAAATATAGCCACTAATATGGACAAAAAACAGAATTTGGTACCAGCAGGAATACTAAGAAACGGTAGTATAGCATACATAAACTGGGATTTTATAAGTGGTAAAAATGGAGCTCATATATCAATATCTGGTATTTCTGGAATTGCCACTAAAACATCTTATGCTTTGTTCTTAATACACTCCATACTGTATTCCCAAAAACTAAAAGTAAACAAGCATAATCTACGCTTTATAGTCTTTAGTGTAAAAGGTGAAGATTTGTTGCATATAGACAAAAGAAATACAGAATTCTCTGCAGAAAGAAATCTAGAAAACTATTATAGAATAATGGAAATTGAATTAACACCATTCAAGGAAGAAGATACCAACTTTTACCTACCTCTCAAAGAATATAACGAAAAAACAAATGAATTTAAACCCTACACGCACGAAAGAATAGATAACTATCAATCTGAAAACAGTAATACAAAAATATATTGCTGGTCAATAGAAGATTTCTTGAAAGAAGAATTAGTAAAGTATATGTTTGATCCAGAGGATAGAGAAGATGATAATTTTATCTTCATCTTGAATCACTTCTCCAGAAACCTAAGAGAACATGCCAGAATAGGTAACTCTTCAAAAAGCTATTTCGAAATAAGATCAAATAATCTCACTTTTGAAATAGACTCATTATATAGTAACCAAAAAATAACTCTACAAGATCTCGAGAAAAAAGATATTAAAACGTCACTATCAGCCCTTTTGGAGTTTGTAGTATCATATCATAATATAGAAGAAGGATTAAGAGAATTATATAGAATCTTTATACCAGAAAAAGCACCCCAACAAAGTGTTAACAAATTTATTAGAAGATTTTTAGTAAGTGCAAAAGAGATTAACTCCTTGATAACTAGGAATCAAACAAAGCGAATAGAATGGCAAGAAAAAAAAGTATCAGTCGTAAGTATATCTGACAAATTCCTAAGTTTCAGAGCACAAAGATTTGTTGTAGGTAGTCTTTTATCAGAAATATATTACAAAAAACAAGAAACTCCCTACACCGTTTTTATTATGATTGACGAATTAAACAAGTATGCCCCATCAACAGGTTACAGTCCTATCAAAGAAATCCTACTTGACATATCAGAAAGAGGTAGAAGCTTAGGAATAATTCTTATAGGAGCACAACAAATGTTAAGTCAAGTCGATCCAAGAATCATAGTAAACTCAAGTATAAAGATAAACGGTAGACTTGATCCAGGAGAGGCCGAAAACAAGTTCTATAACTATTTACCAAGAGAGTATAAAGAAAAATCCAAAAATATAAGTAGTGGAACCATGATAATACACCAACCAGACATTAGTGTACCACTAGTAGTACAATTCCCTAAACCGCCATACGCAACAAGAAAAGAAGAAGCAGAACTAACCCAAAATTTATCATTATCCCAGTATATAGGAATAAACAGTGAATAA